The window GAGCGGCTGACGCGGGGGTTAACCTCGATGACGTAGTACTGCTGGCTCTGCGGGTCGAGGGCGAACTGGACGTTGCAGCCCCCCTCCACCCCCAGCGCCCGGATTATCTCCAGGCTGGCGGTGCGCAGCATCTGGTATTCCTTGTTGGTCAGCGTCTGGCTGGGGGCGACCACGATGCTGTCGCCGGTGTGGACGCCCATGGGGTCCAGGTTCTCCATGTTGCAGACGGTGATGCAGTTGTCGGCGGCGTCGCGCATCACCTCGTACTCGATTTCCTTCCAGCCGGCCACCGATTGCTCAATCAAAACCTGGTGGATGGGGCTGGCGGCCAGCCCGCCGGTGACAATCCTTTCCAGTTCTTTCCTGTTGTGGGCGAAGCCTCCCCCCGTCCCCCCGAGGGTGTAGGCGGGGCGGATGACCACGGGCAGGCCGATTTCTCTGGCAGCCTGCCGCGCCTCCTCAAGCGTGTTCACCGTGGCGCTGTGCGGCACCGGCTGGCCGATGTTGAGCAGCAGCTGCTTGAAAAGCTCCCTGTCCTCGGCGTTGCGGATAGTCTGGATGGGCGTACCGAGGGATTTTACATTGTATTTGTCCAGCACGCCGGCGTCGGCCAGGTCGACGGCTAAATTCAGGCCGGTCTGCCCGCCGAGCGTTGGCAGCAGGCCGTCGGGTCGCTCGCGGTCGATGATGCGGGATACAACCTCCACGGTGAGCGGCTCGATGTAGACGACGTCGGCGATGTCCTCGTCGGTCATGATGGTGGCGGGATTGGAGTTGACCAGCACGGAGACGACGCCCTCCTCGCGCATGGCCTTGCAGGCCTGCGTCCCGGCGTAGTCAAACTCCGCCGCCTGCCCGATGATGATGGGCCCCGACCCGATGATTAAGACTTTAGAGGGTTTTGACATTAGTTAAATTTTCCACTCCATTCAGACAAATAAAATTGCTTATCAGCCTTGTTTTCAAAAA of the Chloroflexota bacterium genome contains:
- the carB gene encoding carbamoyl-phosphate synthase large subunit; amino-acid sequence: MSKPSKVLIIGSGPIIIGQAAEFDYAGTQACKAMREEGVVSVLVNSNPATIMTDEDIADVVYIEPLTVEVVSRIIDRERPDGLLPTLGGQTGLNLAVDLADAGVLDKYNVKSLGTPIQTIRNAEDRELFKQLLLNIGQPVPHSATVNTLEEARQAAREIGLPVVIRPAYTLGGTGGGFAHNRKELERIVTGGLAASPIHQVLIEQSVAGWKEIEYEVMRDAADNCITVCNMENLDPMGVHTGDSIVVAPSQTLTNKEYQMLRTASLEIIRALGVEGGCNVQFALDPQSQQYYVIEVNPRVSRSSALASKATGYPIARVAAKIAVGKRLDEIPNAVTGKTMASFEPALDYVVVKIPRWPFDKFATGDRVIGTQMKATGEVMAIDRTFEAALQKAVRSLEFGKRSLLWEDPTW